The Phyllopteryx taeniolatus isolate TA_2022b chromosome 9, UOR_Ptae_1.2, whole genome shotgun sequence genome contains a region encoding:
- the ngfb gene encoding nerve growth factor yields MRSSMLVLLLFFSAHAVASVGEDSGAAASNAQRRDSGAAAPRVDPKLFSRRRRLSPRVLFSARTPDAEPASRGERRSRRRAGQPQHRGVYSVCESVSVWVGNKTKATDISGNEVTVLPDVNINNVNKKQYFFETTCHSSHAGNSGCLGIDTRHWNSRCTNSHTFVRALTSFKNLVAWRLIRINVACVCVLSRKSWRQ; encoded by the coding sequence ATGAGGTCGTCTATGCTGGTCCTGTTGCTTTTCTTCAGTGCTCACGCTGTGGCCTCCGTCGGGGAGGACTCGGGCGCCGCCGCCTCCAACGCACAGCGGCGGGACTCGGGCGCCGCCGCCCCTCGGGTGGACCCCAAACTCTTCAGCCGGCGGCGCAGGCTCTCCCCCAGGGTGCTGTTCAGCGCCCGGACGCCCGACGCCGAGCCGGCGTCGCGCGGCGAGCGCAGGAGCCGGCGGCGAGCGGGGCAGCCCCAGCACCGCGGCGTGTACTCGGTGTGCGAGAGCGTCAGCGTGTGGGTGGGCAACAAGACCAAGGCCACCGACATTTCGGGCAATGAGGTGACGGTGCTGCCGGACGTCAACATCAACAACGTGAACAAGAAGCAGTACTTCTTCGAGACCACGTGTCACAGCTCACACGCGGGCAACTCGGGCTGCCTGGGCATCGACACCCGACACTGGAACTCGCGCTGCACCAACTCGCACACGTTTGTGCGGGCGTTGACGTCCTTTAAGAACCTGGTGGCCTGGAGGCTCATACGCATCAACGTGGCCTGCGTGTGCGTGCTCAGCCGCAAGTCGTGGCGGCAGTGA